The following coding sequences are from one Nicotiana tomentosiformis chromosome 3, ASM39032v3, whole genome shotgun sequence window:
- the LOC104107260 gene encoding uncharacterized protein isoform X1 yields MLERVLSSRRAAPFSDDGDDDGDESKTRKHISVPTRITNYLIRTGHLWPCLLIGLVIIVLTSFVYHTRDLVCISASSSDHISRLRFFGFDGLETDFGSLGVPWCRSKHGKTVEWTTKDLIKGLEEFVPIYETRPIKNNMYGMGFDHSFGLWFMTRWLKPELMIESGAFKGHSTWVLRQAMPDTPIISLTPRHPEKYLKKGPAYVDGNCTYYAGKDFVDFGSVDWRKVMKKHGVKDLSHVLVFFDDHQNELKRLKQALKAGFRHLLFEDNYDTGTGDHYSFRQMCDQFYIRGGGHSCFKDSDEARIRARRKKFWEKSVDIEELCGPGEAWWGVKGKMRDDFNHSNKAISYSEHFKNSRFVESVLDVYWELPPVAGPSLTHQTRYDPARASSPIVEDGRYGLFRRLGLSRLEASVFNGYTQMVYLQVSQE; encoded by the exons ATGCTAGAAAGGGTGCTCTCTTCTCGGAGGGCGGCGCCGTTCAGTGACGACGGCGATGACGACGGCGACGAATCCAAAACACGAAAGCACATTTCCGTACCGACGAGGATCACGAATTACTTGATTCGAACCGGCCACCTCTGGCCATGCCTTCTCATAGGGCTCGTAATCATTGTGCTCACTTCTTTCGTTTATCACACTCGTGATTTAGTGTGTATCTCAGCTTCCTCTTCCGATCACATTTCTCGTTTGCGATTCTTCggctttgatggccttgaaaccGACTTCGGATCTCTCGGCGTTCCCTGGT GCAGATCGAAACATGGAAAAACTGTTGAATGGACCACAAAGGATTTAATCAAAGGTCTGGAGGAGTTTGTGCCCATATATGAGACACGACCTATTAAGAATAACATGTATGGGATGGGTTTTGACCACAGCTTTGGGCTCTGGTTTATGACTCGGTGGTTAAAACCAGAATTGATGATTGAGAGTGGTGCATTCAAAGGACACTCAACTTGGGTTTTGAGACAAGCAATGCCAGATACACCAATCATCTCACTTACACCCCGTCATCCTGAGAAGTATCTCAAGAAAGGACCTGCTTATGTTGATGGCAACTGCACATACTATGCTGGAAAAGACTTTGTTGATTTTGGAAGCGTAGATTGGAGAAAAGTTATGAAGAAACACGGAGTCAAGGATCTTAGCCATGTTCTTGTCTTTTTTGATGACCATCAAAATGAATTGAAAAG ACTGAAGCAAGCACTTAAAGCTGGGTTCAGGCATCTTTTGTTTGAGGACAATTATGATACTGGTACTGGAGATCACTATTCCTTCAGGCAGATGTGTGATCAATTTTATATAAGAG GTGGAGGCCATAGCTGCTTTAAGGACAGTGATGAAGCAAGGATCAGAGCAAGAAGGAAGAAGTTCTGGGAGAAGTCCGTTGATATTGAGGAACTTTGTGGTCCTGGTGAAGCTTGGTGGGGAGTGAAAGGGAAGATGCGGGATGATTTTAACCACAGCAATAAAGCCATTTCTTATTCAGAACATTTTAAAAATAGCAGGTTTGTAGAGTCAGTGTTAGATGTTTATTGGGAGCTTCCTCCTGTGGCTGGTCCTTCATTAACTCATCAGACGAGATATGATCCGGCTCGTGCATCAAGTCCTATTGTTGAAGACGGCAGATATGGCTTGTTTCGGAGGCTTGGCTTATCTAGACTGGAGGCATCTGTATTCAACGGTTACACTCAAATGGTCTATCTTCAGGTGTCACAAGAATGA
- the LOC104107260 gene encoding uncharacterized protein isoform X2, producing the protein MYGMGFDHSFGLWFMTRWLKPELMIESGAFKGHSTWVLRQAMPDTPIISLTPRHPEKYLKKGPAYVDGNCTYYAGKDFVDFGSVDWRKVMKKHGVKDLSHVLVFFDDHQNELKRLKQALKAGFRHLLFEDNYDTGTGDHYSFRQMCDQFYIRGGGHSCFKDSDEARIRARRKKFWEKSVDIEELCGPGEAWWGVKGKMRDDFNHSNKAISYSEHFKNSRFVESVLDVYWELPPVAGPSLTHQTRYDPARASSPIVEDGRYGLFRRLGLSRLEASVFNGYTQMVYLQVSQE; encoded by the exons ATGTATGGGATGGGTTTTGACCACAGCTTTGGGCTCTGGTTTATGACTCGGTGGTTAAAACCAGAATTGATGATTGAGAGTGGTGCATTCAAAGGACACTCAACTTGGGTTTTGAGACAAGCAATGCCAGATACACCAATCATCTCACTTACACCCCGTCATCCTGAGAAGTATCTCAAGAAAGGACCTGCTTATGTTGATGGCAACTGCACATACTATGCTGGAAAAGACTTTGTTGATTTTGGAAGCGTAGATTGGAGAAAAGTTATGAAGAAACACGGAGTCAAGGATCTTAGCCATGTTCTTGTCTTTTTTGATGACCATCAAAATGAATTGAAAAG ACTGAAGCAAGCACTTAAAGCTGGGTTCAGGCATCTTTTGTTTGAGGACAATTATGATACTGGTACTGGAGATCACTATTCCTTCAGGCAGATGTGTGATCAATTTTATATAAGAG GTGGAGGCCATAGCTGCTTTAAGGACAGTGATGAAGCAAGGATCAGAGCAAGAAGGAAGAAGTTCTGGGAGAAGTCCGTTGATATTGAGGAACTTTGTGGTCCTGGTGAAGCTTGGTGGGGAGTGAAAGGGAAGATGCGGGATGATTTTAACCACAGCAATAAAGCCATTTCTTATTCAGAACATTTTAAAAATAGCAGGTTTGTAGAGTCAGTGTTAGATGTTTATTGGGAGCTTCCTCCTGTGGCTGGTCCTTCATTAACTCATCAGACGAGATATGATCCGGCTCGTGCATCAAGTCCTATTGTTGAAGACGGCAGATATGGCTTGTTTCGGAGGCTTGGCTTATCTAGACTGGAGGCATCTGTATTCAACGGTTACACTCAAATGGTCTATCTTCAGGTGTCACAAGAATGA
- the LOC104107259 gene encoding auxin-responsive protein IAA27-like isoform X1 yields the protein MSIPLEHDYIGLTEASLMERSSDKNSDVLNLKETELRLGLPGTEEKNTGLNPSNNFISRTKRGFSDAIDASGKWDLSINCRSETDWRKEEVLFSPKGRNGSSKPTPSNENSAPQTSKAQVVGWPPIRSFRKNTLATKKNDAEGKSGSSCLYVKVRMDGAPYLRKVDIKTYSNYGELSSALEKMFSCFSIGQCTSDRLPGQEELSESHLMDLVNGSEYVLTYEDKDGDWMLVGDVPWEMFIDSCKRLRIMKSSEAIGLAPRAKNKCKNQS from the exons ATGTCTATACCATTAGAACATGATTATATAGGTTTAACAGAAGCTTCTTTAATGGAAAGAAGTtctgataaaaatagtgatgttCTCAACCTTAAGGAGACTGAGCTAAGACTTGGGTTACCGGGTACTGAGGAAAAGAATACGGGTCTTAACCCTTCAAACAATTTCATATCAAGAACAAAAAGGGGGTTTTCTGATGCCATTGATgcttctggaaaatgggatttgtCCATTAATTGCAGATCAGAAACTGATTGGAGAAAAGAAGAAGTGTTATTTTCCCCTAAAGGAAGAAATGGAAGCTCAAAGCCAACTCCATCAAATGAAAATAGTGCTCCTCAGACTTCAAA GGCACAAGTAGTTGGATGGCCACCAATTAGATCATTCCGCAAAAATACACTGGCCACCAAAAAGAATGATGCTGAAGGAAAATCGGGTTCGAGTTGCCTTTATGTGAAAGTTAGAATGGATGGTGCTCCATATTTGAGAAAGGTTGATATCAAAACTTACAGCAACTATGGGGAGCTCTCATCAGCACTTGAAAAGATGTTCAGCTGCTTTAGTATTG GGCAGTGCACCAGTGATAGACTTCCAGGGCAGGAGGAACTTAGTGAAAGTCACTTGATGGATCTAGTCAATGGTTCTGAGTATGTGCTGACCTATGAAGATAAAGATGGCGATTGGATGCTTGTAGGAGATGTTCCTTGGGA GATGTTCATAGACTCATGCAAGAGATTGCGGATTATGAAAAGCTCTGAGGCAATTGGGCTAG CTCCAAGGGCCAAAAACAAGTGCAAGAACCAAAGTTAG
- the LOC104107259 gene encoding auxin-responsive protein IAA27-like isoform X2: MSIPLEHDYIGLTEASLMERSSDKNSDVLNLKETELRLGLPGTEEKNTGLNPSNNFISRTKRGFSDAIDASGKWDLSINCRSETDWRKEEVLFSPKGRNGSSKPTPSNENSAPQTSKAQVVGWPPIRSFRKNTLATKKNDAEGKSGSSCLYVKVRMDGAPYLRKVDIKTYSNYGELSSALEKMFSCFSIGQCTSDRLPGQEELSESHLMDLVNGSEYVLTYEDKDGDWMLVGDVPWELYEGR; the protein is encoded by the exons ATGTCTATACCATTAGAACATGATTATATAGGTTTAACAGAAGCTTCTTTAATGGAAAGAAGTtctgataaaaatagtgatgttCTCAACCTTAAGGAGACTGAGCTAAGACTTGGGTTACCGGGTACTGAGGAAAAGAATACGGGTCTTAACCCTTCAAACAATTTCATATCAAGAACAAAAAGGGGGTTTTCTGATGCCATTGATgcttctggaaaatgggatttgtCCATTAATTGCAGATCAGAAACTGATTGGAGAAAAGAAGAAGTGTTATTTTCCCCTAAAGGAAGAAATGGAAGCTCAAAGCCAACTCCATCAAATGAAAATAGTGCTCCTCAGACTTCAAA GGCACAAGTAGTTGGATGGCCACCAATTAGATCATTCCGCAAAAATACACTGGCCACCAAAAAGAATGATGCTGAAGGAAAATCGGGTTCGAGTTGCCTTTATGTGAAAGTTAGAATGGATGGTGCTCCATATTTGAGAAAGGTTGATATCAAAACTTACAGCAACTATGGGGAGCTCTCATCAGCACTTGAAAAGATGTTCAGCTGCTTTAGTATTG GGCAGTGCACCAGTGATAGACTTCCAGGGCAGGAGGAACTTAGTGAAAGTCACTTGATGGATCTAGTCAATGGTTCTGAGTATGTGCTGACCTATGAAGATAAAGATGGCGATTGGATGCTTGTAGGAGATGTTCCTTGGGA ACTTTATGAAGGAAGATAG